GCAGGGCTAGCTTGGCGCCGGCAGAGCTCTTACCGGCGGCGAAGCATCACCCTCTTGACCAGCCGGAGACGATAATCGCCATGCCGCACAAGGCGATCGCTGCGCCGGCCCAGTCCATAGTCGACAGCTTCACGCCGTCGACCACGCGTAGCCATACCAGTGCGGTCGCAACGTAGACGCCGCCATATGCCGCATATACGCGACCGCTGGCTGCCGGGTGCAAAGTAAGCAGCCATACGAAGAGCGCTAGGCTTGCTGCAGCCGGGGCCAGTAGCCAGATCGAGCCGTTCTTACGTAACCATAGATATGGCAGAAAACAGCCGACGATTTCTGCAATTGCTGTGGCAATGAATAACAGGCCGGTCTTCCAAATCATTGATATTTCCTTTCGTTTATCTGGACTCTTCAGCCTTGCATGCCCTGTACTAAGCAAGCTCGCAGTGTCCTTTCAGCAAATGTCGAGCCTCGGCAAAGACGCGTAAGCCTCGCCGCAGCACCGTGGTCGGCTTCCAACTGATTTCAGCAGAAATCAGTCATCGATCAGTGCCTGGATTATTGGGCAACTTGCACCGGGATGCTCACTGTCACAGCGGGATACCATCGTTGCGAGTGCTGTTTTCATTGCAAGTAGATCACTTAATTTAGCTTCTACCATAGCGAGCTTCTTTGCTGCCAGGTCGCGGGTACTGGCACAGGCCTGCGAGCCTTCCAGCTTGAGCAGGCTCGCGATTTCATCGAGCGTAAAGCCAAGGAGCTGTGCCCGTTTGATGAATCGAATCCGGCGTACATCCTCGCTGCCATAGGTGCGGTAGCCGCTGTACGGCCGCGCCGGCTCATCGATCAGTCCACTTCGCTGATAGAACCGGACCGTCTCCACATTCACACCGGCGGCGCCTGCCAATCGGCTGATCGTCATTTTCTCTGTCATGCACTTGACTCCGTATAT
This genomic stretch from Massilia putida harbors:
- a CDS encoding YnfA family protein encodes the protein MIWKTGLLFIATAIAEIVGCFLPYLWLRKNGSIWLLAPAAASLALFVWLLTLHPAASGRVYAAYGGVYVATALVWLRVVDGVKLSTMDWAGAAIALCGMAIIVSGWSRG
- the merR gene encoding Hg(II)-responsive transcriptional regulator is translated as MTEKMTISRLAGAAGVNVETVRFYQRSGLIDEPARPYSGYRTYGSEDVRRIRFIKRAQLLGFTLDEIASLLKLEGSQACASTRDLAAKKLAMVEAKLSDLLAMKTALATMVSRCDSEHPGASCPIIQALIDD